The Mesorhizobium opportunistum WSM2075 DNA window CGTGATTGCCGTGGAAATTGTGTAAATTCCTGTCAAGGATAGCCGATGGCTGACCAGAAGATATTCGCCGGGCCGCGCATCCGCCGCATCCGCAACGCCAAGGGCCTGACCCAGACGGCGATGGCCGAGGGGCTCGGCATCTCGCCGTCCTATCTCAACCTGATCGAGCGCAACCAGCGGCCGCTGACGGTGCAGCTGATCCTGAAACTGGCGTCCGTCTATAAGGTCGATCCGCATGAGCTGCAGGGCGAGGCAAGGGGGTCTGTCGCTGCCTTGAAGGAAGTGTTCACCGATCCGCTGCTGGTCGGCGAGTTGCCTGGAGATCAGGAACTGATCGAGCTTGCGGAGGCGGCGCCCAATGCGTCCGCCGCGGTGATAAAGCTGTTTCGCGCCTATCGCGAGCAGGCCGAGCGGCTGTCCGATCTCAACGAGCTTCTCGCCCACGAGGGGCGGGCGACGGCGCTTTCCGGCGCCCGCCTGCCGATCGACGAGGTGCACGAGACCTTCGAGCGACGGCCGAACCATTTTTCGGCACTCGAGGAGGAAGCCGAGGCTTTTACGTCAGTGCTCGATCCCGGCGACGACCTGTTCGGCGCGCTGAAAGCCTGGCTGAAGCGCGAATACGGCATCGTCGTCAAGGTGCTGCCGGTTGCCACCATGCCGAACTGGCGCCGCCGTTACGATCGCCACTCGCAGCGGCTGTTCCTGTCGGAGCGGCTGTCGCCGTTCGACCAGCTGCGCGAAGTGGCGATGGAAGCCTGCCTGATCCGCATGACGGTCGCGGTCGCCGGCGAGATCCAGGCGCTCAAGCTGAGCACGGACGAAGCCCGTCGTCTCGCCCGCTTCGAACTCGGCCGCTATGCGGCGCATGCGCTGATGATGCCCTATCAGGCCTTCTACGCCGCCGCCGTTCGCGCCCGCTACGACATCGATGTCCTGCGTTCGCGCTTCGGCGTCTCCTTCGAGCAGGCGGCGAACCGGCTGACCATGCTGCAGCGGTCGGGCGCCCCGGGGGTGCCCTTCTTCATGCTGGAGGTCGACAATGCCGGCAACCGCTTCCGCAAGGCCGGCAGCCAGGGTTTTCCGCACAGCCGCTTCGGCGGCGGCTGCCCCAAGCTGCCCGTGCATGTTGCCTTCTCCCAGCCCGGCCAGGTCTTCGTCGAAGCGGTGGAAATGCCCGACGGCGCCGAGTTCCTGTGCATCGCCCGCACGCTGGAAGGGCCGCAGGGCGCGTTCTCCGAACGACCGCGCCGCACCGCGATTCTGCTCGGCTGCGACATCGGCTTTCGCGACGACATCGTCTATGGCGCGGCACTGCCCGGCGCGGCGTCCGCCGGAAAGTCCGGACCAGGTGCCATTGCGGCGACGCCGGTCGGGCCCGCCTGCCGGCTTTGCGAACGCGTCGGCTGCCTGGCGCGTGCCGAGCCGCCGGTGACGCGTCCGCTCGGCCTCGACGAGATGGTAACCGGCCTGAGCGCCTTCGATTTCCAGTAACGCTGCAGCAAAGGTGCCACAATCGTCGCCGGTGTCTGGATCACCCGCGGCTCAAGTCTTTGCGCTACGCGAACAGAGCAGTTTTTTGTCGTCCCTTGCGCATCGTCCCGTCCACAAAAGCTCGACAGTCGCGCCCATGACAGACGCAGCATCATCGCCCGGCCTTGTTAACCCGACAGCCTCGCCACGCGAGGAACGCGTCGGCATGCTTTTGGTCTTCCTGTCGGCGCTGATGTGGAGCTTCGGCGGCACCATCGCCCGCTTCATCACCGTCGGCGACAGCTGGACAGTCATCTTCTGGCGCTCCGTCTGGGCCGCCGCCTTCCTGCTCTCCTTCATGGCCTGGCGTGACGGCTGGCGCGGCATGCTGAGATCGTTTCGCGACATGGGCCTGCCCGGTCTCGCCGTGGGGTTCTGCTTCGCCATCGCGTCGACATCCTTCGTCGTGGCACTCGCCTACACGACTGTTGCCAACATCCTCTTGATGCAGGCCGGCGTTCCGCTTCTGGCGGCGCTGTTTGCCTGGGTGCTGTTTCGCGAACGGGTGACTGTGGTGACCTGGGTGGCGATCGCCGCCGTCATCACCGGCGTTGCCATAATGGTGTCGGAATCGCTCGATGGCGCCGTTTCGCCCATGGGGGACGGGCTGGCGCTGCTGATCGCATTCATGTTCTCGATCGCAACCGTCATCACAAGGCGGTTCTCCAGCGTGCGCATGACGCCTGCGACCTGTCTCGGCACGATCCTAGCTGCGGGCTTGGCGGCGTCGCAGGCGTCGACCTTCGCGGTGTCGGCCAGCGACATGGGCTTCCTCTTCGCCTTCGGCGTCGTCAATCTCGGCATTGGCCTCGCTTTCTTCGCCACCGGCGCGCGCCTGGTCCCGGCGGCCATCGCGGCGCTGCTCGGCACGTTCGAGCCGATTCTCGGACCGATATGGGTCTGGCTCATCCATTCCGAGGTGCCGTCCGGGCGCACCATCATCGGCGGCGCGGTGGTGGTCACGGCGCTGCTTGTCCATATCGGGTTAGAGTTCAAGCGCCAGGCACGGCCGCAGCGGGCAGGCGTCACCGGGGTGCCGTCGCCTAATTGATGCCGGCCCGAAGCTTTGCCATTGACAACGTCGCTGCCGCCCGGGCAGGCTGGGAATACGGCAACAACAAGACAGGCGTATCTTGCCAAGTCTCCCCGGCGGCCCGATCGAGACCGGACCACATTCCTGTATTTCTGTCCGCGCGGCGGCGAAAGCTTCTGACGGCGCCGTAATTCCTTCCAGTCCAGGACAGCCGGACGGCCGCAGGCGGCGCGCCGATTGGTGCTTGTTGTCCCCTGGAAAGCTCAATACCCTGACGAAAATGCCCGGCCGCGCGCATGCCGCGACCAGCCGGCGACGGAACACTCACCAAAGGAGAATAGCATGATCCGCAAAGCGCTCTGGCTTTCGGCGACCTCGGTATTTCTGACCCTCTTCACCGCCGGCGGTCACGCCGCGGACCGCGTAGTCAACGTCTTCAACTGGTCGGACTACATCGACAGTTCGATCATCGACGACTTCACCAAGAAGACCGGCATCAAGGTGGTTTACGACACCTTCGATTCCAACGAGATCCTGGAAACCAAGCTGCTCGCTGGCGGCAGCGGCTACGACGTCGTCGTGCCGAGCGGCAATTTCCTGGCCCGCCAGATCCAGGCCGGTGTGTTCCAGAAGCTCGACAAGTCGAAGCTGCCGAACATCTCCAACATGTGGGACACGGTTTCGGAGCGCACCGCCAAATACGACCCCGGCAACGAATACTCGGTCAATTACATGTGGGGCACCGTCGGCATCGGCTACAACATCAAGAAAGTGCAGGCGGCACTCGGCACCGACAAGATCGACAGCTGGGATACGTTCTTCAATCCGGACAGCCTCGCCAAGTTGAAGGACTGCGGCGTCTATGTGCTGGATTCACCAGCCGACATCATTCCAGCGGCGCTGAAATATCTCGGTCTGGACCCGAACAGCACCTCGCCCGACGACATCGCCAAGGCCGAGGACGCGCTGATGAAAGTGCGGCCCTTCATCAGGAAGTTCCATTCTTCCGAATACATCAACGCACTCGCCAATGGCGACATTTGCCTGGCGGTCGGCTGGTCGGGTGACGTATTCCAGGCACGCAACCGCGCGGTCGAGGCCAAGCAGGGCGTGGAAATCGGCTATTCGGTGCCGAAGGAAGGTGCCCAGATGTGGTTCGATCAGATGGCGATTCCGGCCGATGCGCCGCATACCGCCGAGGCACTCGAATTCATCAACTACATGATGACGCCGGAAGTGATCGCCAAATCGTCGAACTATGTGCTCTACGCAAACGGCAACAAGGCGTCGCAGCAATTCGTCGACAAGTCTCTTCTGGACGACCCGTCGGTCTATCCTGACGCGGCGACGTTGCAGAAGCTCTACACTGTCCAGCCGTACGATCCCAAGACCCAGCGCATCATCACGCGCAGCTGGACCAAGATCGTCACCGGCCAGTAAGCAATCCGACACGACCCCGGCAGCCAACTGCCGGGGTCGATTTTCTTTGGGGACTCAGGACAGACGGAGTGGGGATATGAAATCGCTTGGCAGCATCCGCAGGGATTTCGCGCCATGGAACGACCCGAACGCCAAGCCATACATCCAATTCGAGAACGTCACCAAGAAGTTCGGTGACTTCACCGCCGTCAACAATCTGTCGCTGACCATATTCGAGCGCGAATTCTTCGCGCTGCTGGGCGCCTCCGGCTGTGGAAAGTCGACGCTGCTCAGGATGCTTGCCGGCTTCGAGGAACCGACGGCTGGCCGCATCCTGCTCGACGGCCAGGATTTGCGCGGCATTCCGCCCTATCGCCGGCCGGTCAACATGATGTTCCAATCCTATGCCCTGTTCCCGCATATGACGGTGGAAAACAACATCGCCTTCGGCCTCAAGCAGGAAGGCATGGCCAAGCCCGATATCGAAAAGCGCGTCGCCGACATGCTGAAGCTGGTCAAGCTCGAGCAGTTCGCCAAGCGCAAGCCGCACCAGCTCTCCGGTGGCCAGCGCCAGCGCGTCGCCCTTGCCCGCTCTGTCGCCAAACGCCCGAAGGTGCTGCTGCTGGACGAGCCGCTCGGCGCGCTCGACAAGAAGCTGCGCGAGGAAACCCAGTTCGAACTGATGGACCTGCAGCAGGAACTCGGCCTCACCTTCGTCGTCGTCACCCACGACCAGGAAGAGGCGATGACAATGGCCGATCGCATCGCCATCATGGACAAGGGCGAAGTCATGCAGGTTGCGACACCGGCGGAAGTCTATGAGGCTCCGGCATCGCGCTTCGTCGCCCATTTCGTCGGCAACGTGAACATGTTCGAGGGCAAGGTTGCCGAACAGTCAGCCAACACGACGCGCATCACCGGCCCAAGCGGAGCCCAGATCGTCGTCGAGAATGGTGGCGCGGCTGCAAAGGCCAATGCCGACATCGTCTTCGCCATCAGGCCGGAGAAGATCAGGGTCTCGTCGAAGAAGCCGGCAGATGCCGTCAACGCTCTGGAGGGCGAAGTCTACGACATCGCCTATCTCGGCGACATGACCGTCTATCACGTCAGGCTGGACGACGGGCAGATCATCAGGGCAAGCGCCTTGAACGCGGTGCGCGTGACCGAGGATCCGCTGACCTGGAACGACCGCGCCTGGGTGTCTTTCCGGCCCGACGCCGGCGTCGTGCTGGCGCGGTAGGGGGCTGATATGTCCAACATCGCTGTCACCGACGCCGCCGTGCCATCGGTCGCCGACAAGCCGTTCCTGGCGCGGCTGGGCGCCGGCTTCGTCAACCGCCTCGTCATCATCGTCCCCTATCTCTGGCTGCTGTTCTTCTTCCTCGTCCCGTTCGTCATCGTCTTCAAGATTTCACTGTCGCAGACGGCGATCGCCATGCCGCCCTACATGCCGGTGCTGGGCTTCAAGGACGGCGTGTCAGGCTTTTTCGCCGGGTTTCGCGATCTCAACTTCGACAACTATGTCTGGCTGACGCAGGATGCGCTCTATTTCAAAGCCTACGTCACCAGCCTGATCATCGCCGCCATTTCGACCGTGCTCACGCTGCTGGTCGGCTACCCCATCGCCTACGGCATGGCGCGCGCGCCGGCCACCATCCGCCCGACCTTGCTGATGCTGGTGATCCTGCCGTTCTGGACGTCGTTCCTGATCCGGGTCTACGCCTGGATCGGCATCCTGAAACCCGAGGGACTGCTCAACCAGCTGCTTTTGTCGCTGCACGTCATCAACCAGCCGCTGGTCATCCTCAACACCTACACGGCGATCTTCATCGGCATCGTCTATTCCTACCTGCCGTTCATGGTGCTGCCGCTCTATTCGTCTTTGGAAAAGATGGATTATTCGCTGATCGAGGCGGCCAAGGATCTCGGCTGCCCGCCGACCGCCGCTTTCTGGAAGATCACCTTCCCGCTATCCCTGCCGGGCGTCATTGCCGGTTGCCTTTTGGTATTCATCCCGGCCGTCGGCGAGTTCGTCATCCCCGACCTGCTCGGCGGTTCGCAGACGCTGATGATCGGCAAGACCTTGTGGAACGAGTTCTTCGCCAATCGTGACTGGCCGGTGTCTTCGGCCGTGGCCGTCATCCTCCTGCTTCTGCTGACCGTTCCGATCATGCTCTTCCAGCAGGCACAGGCGAAGGCGCAGGAGCAGGACAAATGAACACCACCTGGAGCCGCTTCAACGTCACCTCGATCGTGCTGGGCTTTGCCTTCCTGTACCTGCCGATCGTGCTGCTCATCGTCTTCTCCTTCAACGAGTCCAAGCTCGTCACCGTCTGGGGCGGCTTCTCGACCAGATGGTATGTGTCGCTGTTCCACAATCAGGGCCTGATGGACGCCACCTGGGTCACGGCGCGCGTCGGCGTCATTTCGGCCACGGTGGCGACCGTGCTCGGCACGTTGGCGGCGCTCACCCTGACGCGTTACACCCGGTTCAGGGGCAGGGTGCTGTTTTCCGGCATGGTCTTCGCGCCGCTCGTCATGCCGGAAGTCATCACCGGCCTGTCGCTGCTGCTGCTCTTCGTTGCCGTCGGTCTCGATCGCGGCTTCCTGACCGTGACGCTCGCCCATATCACGCTGACCATGTGCTTCGTGGCGGTCGTCGTTCAGTCGCGTCTGGTTTCCTTCGACCGTTCGCTGGAGGAAGCGGCGATGGACCTTGGTGCAACGCCGACGAAGACCTTTTTCCAGATCACGCTGCCGGTCATCATGCCGGCGATCGTGTCCGGCTGGATGCTGGCCTTTACGCTGTCGCTCGACGATCTGGTCATCGCCAGCTTCACCTCCGGGCCGGGCGCCACCACGCTGCCGATGAAGATCTACAGCCAGGTCCGTCTCGGCGTGACGCCGGAAATCAACGCCGCCTGCACCATCCTGATCGCTGTGGTCGCGGTCGGCGTCATCATCGCCTCGATCGCCAACAAACGGCGTGAGGTGCAGCGCCAGCTGGATGAACAGGCCGCCCAGCGCGGTTAGCTGCGCGGTGGATGTTTCGGGTGGGGCCTACTCGCCCGAAACGCCGCGGCTTATCGGCGAAATGAACGGCGTGCTCCATGTCCCGCCGACGAAGAAGGACGACTGGTTGGGGCCTTGCTGGCCATTCGCCTGCGTGGCGGCCTGGTCCGGCTGGATGACGCCGCCGGACAGTGCCAGCCCGCGCCCGGCGTAGGAGGCGATCCCGGAAAGCCAGATCTTGTATTTCGCCGAATTGGCCTCGGCCTTGTCCAGCCTTGCCACGCCTCTCGAAATGGTTGCCTTCACTTCGGCGCCGTCGATCGGCAATGTCCCGTCCGAAACGTCATCGAGTGCAAAGAAGCCGCCTTGTTCGGTATGCTTGAGAAAGGCCGGCAGGTTGAACTTGCTGAGCGCGCCGGGGCCGAAGGTCGCCGAGACCGAGCCATCGGCATTTTCAAAGATCGAATCCCAGGTCCTGCCCGGTCCCTTGAGGATGACCGAAACCGTACCCGTGCCGACCGGCACCAGCCGGGTCATCCCGGCAGCCGTAGCGAACGCGCCGCCGTCGACATCGGATGCGAGCAGCCGGATTTCGACCTGGGTGCCCTCGGGCTTGCGGTCGAAACGAAGGCTGGTCTGGATGTTGCCGCCAAAGGCCGAGGCGTCGGAGATGTCGAAGACGGAAAGGCCATCCTTGACCTGGGCGGTGGCGGCGACATCGGCAAGCTGGATGGCACCCGCCGTGGCATGCGCCGCCGACAGCCTGAGATCGAGGTTGATCCGATCGGCAAAACTTGTCTCGACGTCACCCGGTCCGGCGCCGCTTGCCGGTCCCAGCGGCGTGAAGGCGGACAGAAACGACCTGAGGTCGAGTGTGTCGAAGGCAAGCGTGCCCGAAATCACCGGCTGCGCGTCGCCAAGCGACAGGTCCAGCGCGCCCATACCTGGATTGTTGTCCAGCGCCAGTGCGGTGTTCTCGAACTTGATGCGCCCGGCCGACGCGGTGACCTTGCTCGAAATGCTGACCGAGCCGATCGCCGCGCTCGGCGCGATGCCAGCCTGCGTCCATTCCAGCACGCGACGCAGCGAGGGAGCCGCGAACTTCACCTGGCCGTCGAAATAGGCATTCTCGGACATGCTGGCCGTGCCGTCGAAGGAAAAAGTGGCGGGCGCGGCCTTCAATGACAGGGCAAGCGGTGCCATGCCGCCGGCAAACAGCACCAGCGGCTTTGCCGAGGCGGCGTCCACGGTCACGCTTTCGCCGCGCCAGATTCCGGTTGCCGACAGCGTCGCATTGCTGTTCATCGCCGCCCAGGTCGCCTGGCCGCTGAGGCTGCTCAGGATCTCCACGTCCTTGCCGTTGACGGAAGCCACCATGCGGCCGTCCCTGAACTCCACCGTGCCGAACGTGTCGGTCGGCAGCTTGTCGAGATCGGGCTTGGCGGGATTGGCACTGACCACGCCGCGCGCCGCGTCGATGGAGCGCGCGATGCGGCCGCCGGTCGGCGCCGTCGGCAGGAACAGGCCGTCCGCCGACCGCTGCACCCGGATCGTCGGCCGCACCAGCCGTGCCGTGGAAAACTCTACATCGCCGCGCAATGCCGCCATGGCCGAGAGGTCGACCTCGACCCGTTCGGCCTCGACGACCGGCGGCGCATCGGTGTCCGTCCACTTCGACAGCGTCACATCGGTCAGGATCGCACGGAAATTCGGCCAGACCTCGATGCGCGGCGAGCCATCGATGGCGACGCGAAAGCCGCTCCACGCGCTCATTTCCCAAGCGATGCGGTCGCGCACGATGCGGGTCGAGGCGATCAGCGGCAGGGCGGCGACCACGAGAGCGATGACGATCACGGCAGCGCCGATCGCCCATACTCCGCGGCGGATGAAGGATGACGGCATATCGCCCTGTATGCTTCCGTTCCGACAAAAATCGTCCAGTCGTCACTACGACTTAGGGCTGAGGCATTTCAAGTCTTTATGGCCCGGCGATGGCATTTGCGCACACTTGCCCGCATCGGCCGAACAAAATCTTGCTCTGCTGCGCTGCGATATGCATAAGCGGTGACGACCTTGGGAGGATCGATCATGGCCGCCGAAGTACCGCTCTGGACCCCGACACAAGACCAGATTGATGCCGCGCCCTTGACCGCTTTCATGAAGGCCGCGGAGGCGAAAGCCGGCGCAGCGTTTCCTTCCTATTCCGAGCTTCACCGCTGGTCGGTCGAGGACCGCGAGGCATTCTGGAGCCTGGTGTGGGATTTTTCCGGCATTGTCGGCGAAATGGGCGAGCGCACCTTGGTCGACGGCGACAAGATGCCCGGCGCATCGTTCTTCCCCGATGCCACGCTGAACTTCGCCGAGAACCTGTTGAAGAAGGCCGGCGCGGGCGAGGCAATCGTGTTTCGCGGCGAGGACAAGGTCGAACGGCGGCTGTCCTGGAGCGAACTGCATGGCCTGGTCTCGCGCCTGCAGCAGCTTTTCCTGTCGCTCAAGGTGAAGAAGGGCGACCGCATTGCCGCGATGATGCCCAACATGCCGGAGACCATTGCCGCAATGCTGGCCGCGGCCTCGATCGGTGCCGTCTGGTCTTCCTGCTCCCCCGATTTCGGCGAGCAGGGCGTGCTCGACCGCTTCGGCCAGATCGAACCTGTCGTCTTCATCGCGCCCGACGGCTATTGGTACAATGGCAAGGCGATCGAGGTCGCCGACAAGATCGCGGCGGTCGCGGCCAGGCTCGGCACCGTCCGCAAGGTCCTGGTCGTCGACTACCTCGGCACCTCTGCCGATGTGGCCGCGACCATCGACAAGGCCGTGGCGATGGAAGAGGCGCTCTCGCCCTTCGCCGTCAAGCCCGTCACCTTCGAGCCGCTGCCGTTTTCGCATCCGCTCTACATCCTGTTTTCGTCCGGAACCACCGGCGTTCCCAAATGCATCGTCCATTCGGCCGGCGGTACGCTGATCCAGCATGTCAAGGAACACCGGCTGCATGCCGGCCTCATCGACGGCGATCGCTTCTTCTATTTCACCACCTGCGGCTGGATGATGTGGAACTGGCTGGTGTCGGGCCTCGCTTCGGGCGCGACGCTGCTGCTCTATGACGGCTCACCCTTCTACCCCGACGGCAACACGCTGTTCGATTTCGCCGATGCCGAGAAGATGACCTTCTTCGGCACTTCGGCCAAGTTCATCGATTCGGTGCGCAAGGCTGGTCTCAAGCCGATCCGCAGCCATGATCTGTCGACGGTGCGGGCGATCTCCTCCACCGGTTCGCCGCTGTCGCCCGAGGATTTCCGCTTCGTCTATGACGGCATCAAGAAGGACGTCCATCTCGCCTCGGTTTCCGGCGGTACCGACATTGTCTCCTGTTTCGTGCTCGGCGTGCCCATCGAACCCGTCTGGAGCGGCGAGATCCAGGGGCCTGGCCTTGGCCTGGCCGTCGACGTCTGGGACGATGACGGCAGGCCGGTCCGCCAGGAGAAGGGCGAGCTGGTCTGCACCAAGGCTTTTCCGGCGATGCCGATCGGCTTCTGGAACGATCCCGAGGGCAAGAAATACCGGGCCGCCTATTTCGAGCGTTTCGACAATGTCTGGTGCCATGGCGATTTCGCCGAATGGACCGGCCATGGCGGCATGATCATCCACGGCCGCTCGGACGCCACGCTCAACCCGGGCGGCGTGCGGATCGGAACGGCGGAGATCTACAACCAGGTTCAGCAGATGCCGGAGATCCTGGAGGCACTGTGCATCGGCCAGGATTTCGACAATGACGTGCGGGTCGTGCTGTTCGTGCGCCTTGCAGCCGGCGTGCAGCTCGACGAGGAACTCGAAAAACGCATCCGTGCGAAAATCCGCAGCGGCGCCAGCCCGCGCCACGTGCCGGCCAGGATCGTCGCGGTGTCAGACATTCCCCGCACCAAGTCTGGCAAGATCACCGAGCTCGCAGTACGCGACGTGGTCCACGGCCGCGTCATCAAGAACAAGGAAGCGCTCGCCAATCCAGAGGCACTGGAGTTGTTCCGCGACCTGCCGCAGCTGGCAGACTAGAGACGGCGCGGCAGCACCCGCTAGCGGGCATCGTCGGCGGGAATAAACGTCACTGTTTCGACGGTCAAGTAACGCCAATTCGCTTCCATGTTGGAAATTCCCCTCTAGTTCACTTTCCTGAGCTTGAGGGAGAGAAGGCTTTGAGTTCTTTCAAAATTTGTGTCTCTGTGCCTAAGCGGGTTGGACGGGCCAGAATATGGCGGGTTTGAGCTGTTTGGCGCCGCAATGGTCACGCTTTCTTAGTTGAAATTTGATGGTCGAAGATAGAGATATTGCTAGATTTTATTGCCTTAAGCATCAGTTGAAGACAAGGTAAGCTACGCCGCGTTCTAACGGGAAACATTGAGTGGGGATAAGTCTAGATAGCAACTTCTGGATCGCGGGATACCGGCCCGTTGTCTTCAAAGAGGCGCTGCGGGGGTTCGGAAGAACAGAATCGCCGACCAATTTGATTGATCTAAAATCGGTTTTTCCGATGCGCCGCGATGGGGCGATTGTGTTTGAAGAATGCTTTGATAGAGGACTCATTGACCCAGAGACCCTCAAAGCCACCGAGATAGGAGAAGCGATTGCTCGCGCGAAGGCACAACAGCGAACGCCTCTCGCGAAGGCTCTAACATTGCTAAACGACTTCCTCCGCCGCGTGAGTGAACTTAATCAAGGCCAGCGAAGCGTTAGATTTGTCAACAAGGTCTGGCTTTTCGGCAGTGTCATGAGGGAGCAAGAAAGTGTTGGCGACATTGACCTAGCGCTTGAGACGGTCCGACGACCGGAGTTTGTTGGCAACTATGAGGAAATGCAGCGTCATCTCAACAAAATCTTATCCACCTATCCCGAGGCTCCAAAATATTGGGATAGGCGTTGGGCGAAGGAAAGTTGGGTTACGAATCGTGCTCTATACGGCTCCCGTAGGCACCCTCTTCTTGCCGGTGTACAAGATGGTATTGAAAATCTTGCCTCCTTGGGTGTTCCCTGCCGTCTGATCTTTGACCGGGAGAGAGGTGGGCAGGTCAATGACCCCATTCTGCCTCGCCATCCTCAGTCAACCGGACGCGATGGAGAGCACAATTTGCCTGCAGAAATGCCAGATTTAACGCCACGTACAATTCGGCCAATGGATGCCCGATGGGTTGCCGGGTTTTCGACGTGGGGGATGGTTTCGCCATACCATATCTTTAGGGGTTGGACTGATGACGCGCATAAGCTGTTTCCGCACTATCCCGAGGGTTTGCGCATTGTAGGTGACAATTTTCGTCTGAACGACGATTTCTGGAAACCTAAACGGCTAAAGATTGGAGGCCTTGATGGACGTAGCGCTGTCTGTGTGATCAACGCAACGCAATGGTGGGGGACCAGTGTAGTTCTTCGACGTAAAATTGATACCAATCGAACAGCTTGGACTCTCAATGCAAGCTTTGGCGATCTCGAACTCCATCGGAGTCGTAAATGGGTTGAACTCACCACATTGCCGGACATCGCAGCTGCAATATCTCTCATCCTGGCCGTCGATGCTGAGCGGATGCTCCGTCGTGCTGCCGAAGTGTCAGTAACAACAACCGTCCGGATTGAGCTGACGGAGAGCGAAATAAGCGAAGATCTGAAATCTCACCTCGTGGAGCCTGTACGCAATTTTCTAAAAAGTCGCGCGATCCGCATTGAGCCTCTAGACTGGCAAGGTCCGCGTGTGGAGATCGCTTAGCCGCCTCCCCGCCCGGCATGGTTAACCAAATATGTCGTGCGAATTTACCTAGATTTCATGAGTGGTACACATTCGTAAATTTTCCGCGGCGCCGGTAAGGACTTGTTAAGGCCCGGCGTCGATAGTCGCATGTAACTTGAGGGAGAAATCCCGTTCCTCAGCCCCCGGAGGATCTGAATTCGCTCAAGCCCCGTTGTGACAGCAATTCCATCTCTAAGGCGTCCTTTGGGCGCCTTTTCTTTTTGCCGGAATTGGCTGCTGGCTGCCCGACCTTCTGGCTGCCCGACCTGTTATTCAGCGAGCACCCTGGTCGACGGGAAAGCGACCTCGACAAGCGTTCCTTCTCCCGGCGTCGAATTGATGGTGAACCGGGCGCGGTTTGCCTCCACCATGGCCTTGGTCAGCGGCAGGCCCAGTCCGGTGCCGTCGCCACGCCCGCGCTTCAGGGCGTTGATCTGCTTGAACGGCTTCAATGCCTGCTCGATCTCGGCCTGGCTCATGCCGATGCCTGTGTCGCGCACCCGCATGACGACGTCGCCCGAGGTCTCATAGGCGGTCGAGACGATCACCTGGCCGCCGGCCTGGGTATAGCGGATGGCGTTGGACAGGATGTTGAGCGCGATCTGGCGCACGCTGCGCAAATCGGCCACCACTTCCGGCAGCCGCGAGGCGAAGCTGGAGCGGATGATGACGCGCTCGCGGTTGGCCTGCGGCTGCATCATCGCCACCGTCTCGGCCAGCGTGTCGTTAAGCGACACCGCCTCATAGGCCATCTCCTGCTGGCCGGCCTCGATCTTGGAGATGTCGAGCAGGTCGTTGACCAGATCCAGCACATGGTTGCCCGAGCGGTTGATGTCGCGCAAATAGTCGCGGTAGCGGTCATTGGCGACAGGCCCGAACTTCTCGTCGACCATCAGTTCGGAAAAGCCGATGATGGCGTTGAGCGGCGTGCGGATCTCGTGGCTGATGCGGGCGAGGAAATCGGTCTTCTGCGAGGAGGCGCGTTCGGCCACCGCACGCGCCTGGGTGAGATCCTCCTCCGCCCGCTTCCACTGGGTGATGTCGCGCACCACGGCGCAGAAGCCGCTGTCGTTGGGCAGCCGGCCGATGGTCATGAACAGCGGGATGAAGCGACCCTGCGCCTCGCGCCCGATGACCTCG harbors:
- a CDS encoding ABC transporter permease; translated protein: MNTTWSRFNVTSIVLGFAFLYLPIVLLIVFSFNESKLVTVWGGFSTRWYVSLFHNQGLMDATWVTARVGVISATVATVLGTLAALTLTRYTRFRGRVLFSGMVFAPLVMPEVITGLSLLLLFVAVGLDRGFLTVTLAHITLTMCFVAVVVQSRLVSFDRSLEEAAMDLGATPTKTFFQITLPVIMPAIVSGWMLAFTLSLDDLVIASFTSGPGATTLPMKIYSQVRLGVTPEINAACTILIAVVAVGVIIASIANKRREVQRQLDEQAAQRG
- a CDS encoding AsmA family protein, whose translation is MPSSFIRRGVWAIGAAVIVIALVVAALPLIASTRIVRDRIAWEMSAWSGFRVAIDGSPRIEVWPNFRAILTDVTLSKWTDTDAPPVVEAERVEVDLSAMAALRGDVEFSTARLVRPTIRVQRSADGLFLPTAPTGGRIARSIDAARGVVSANPAKPDLDKLPTDTFGTVEFRDGRMVASVNGKDVEILSSLSGQATWAAMNSNATLSATGIWRGESVTVDAASAKPLVLFAGGMAPLALSLKAAPATFSFDGTASMSENAYFDGQVKFAAPSLRRVLEWTQAGIAPSAAIGSVSISSKVTASAGRIKFENTALALDNNPGMGALDLSLGDAQPVISGTLAFDTLDLRSFLSAFTPLGPASGAGPGDVETSFADRINLDLRLSAAHATAGAIQLADVAATAQVKDGLSVFDISDASAFGGNIQTSLRFDRKPEGTQVEIRLLASDVDGGAFATAAGMTRLVPVGTGTVSVILKGPGRTWDSIFENADGSVSATFGPGALSKFNLPAFLKHTEQGGFFALDDVSDGTLPIDGAEVKATISRGVARLDKAEANSAKYKIWLSGIASYAGRGLALSGGVIQPDQAATQANGQQGPNQSSFFVGGTWSTPFISPISRGVSGE
- a CDS encoding acetoacetate--CoA ligase, giving the protein MAAEVPLWTPTQDQIDAAPLTAFMKAAEAKAGAAFPSYSELHRWSVEDREAFWSLVWDFSGIVGEMGERTLVDGDKMPGASFFPDATLNFAENLLKKAGAGEAIVFRGEDKVERRLSWSELHGLVSRLQQLFLSLKVKKGDRIAAMMPNMPETIAAMLAAASIGAVWSSCSPDFGEQGVLDRFGQIEPVVFIAPDGYWYNGKAIEVADKIAAVAARLGTVRKVLVVDYLGTSADVAATIDKAVAMEEALSPFAVKPVTFEPLPFSHPLYILFSSGTTGVPKCIVHSAGGTLIQHVKEHRLHAGLIDGDRFFYFTTCGWMMWNWLVSGLASGATLLLYDGSPFYPDGNTLFDFADAEKMTFFGTSAKFIDSVRKAGLKPIRSHDLSTVRAISSTGSPLSPEDFRFVYDGIKKDVHLASVSGGTDIVSCFVLGVPIEPVWSGEIQGPGLGLAVDVWDDDGRPVRQEKGELVCTKAFPAMPIGFWNDPEGKKYRAAYFERFDNVWCHGDFAEWTGHGGMIIHGRSDATLNPGGVRIGTAEIYNQVQQMPEILEALCIGQDFDNDVRVVLFVRLAAGVQLDEELEKRIRAKIRSGASPRHVPARIVAVSDIPRTKSGKITELAVRDVVHGRVIKNKEALANPEALELFRDLPQLAD